The following coding sequences are from one Candidatus Hydrogenedentota bacterium window:
- a CDS encoding ABC transporter ATP-binding protein — translation MSSTEASNHIIECVKVDKVYHDGTRELRILQGLDLVVDEGQILAISGPSGVGKSTLLHIMGTLDRPTGGEVLFRGKSLLTTSRAEVNRIRNEQVGFVFQFYHLLPEFTALENVMMPAISMGKRRKDCRERAEELLAKVGLTERMTHKPGMLSGGEQQRVAIARALFNRPSVVLADEPTGNLDERTGGGIIELLWKLNEDDRVTLVIVSHDDALGQRAHRWIYLHQGTAHVRKA, via the coding sequence ATGAGTAGCACGGAAGCAAGTAACCACATCATCGAATGCGTAAAGGTGGACAAGGTCTACCACGATGGAACGCGCGAGCTTCGCATCCTTCAAGGGCTAGACCTGGTCGTTGACGAAGGACAGATCCTCGCCATCAGCGGCCCCTCGGGCGTGGGCAAGAGCACGTTGCTGCACATCATGGGGACGCTGGACCGGCCCACGGGGGGCGAGGTACTGTTCCGAGGCAAGTCGCTGCTGACGACGAGCCGCGCCGAAGTGAACCGCATCCGAAACGAACAAGTCGGTTTCGTGTTTCAGTTCTACCACCTGCTCCCGGAATTCACGGCGCTTGAGAACGTGATGATGCCTGCCATCAGCATGGGCAAGCGGCGTAAAGATTGTCGAGAACGCGCCGAAGAATTGCTTGCGAAAGTGGGGCTCACCGAGCGCATGACGCACAAACCCGGCATGCTTAGCGGCGGTGAACAGCAGCGAGTGGCGATTGCACGCGCCCTGTTCAACAGGCCGAGCGTTGTGCTTGCCGACGAGCCCACCGGGAATCTCGATGAACGCACCGGCGGCGGAATTATCGAATTGCTCTGGAAATTAAACGAAGATGACCGAGTGACTTTGGTTATCGTGAGCCATGACGACGCCCTTGGCCAGCGCGCTCACCGCTGGATATACCTCCACCAAGGCACAGCCCACGTTCGGAAGGCATAA